The proteins below come from a single Prolixibacter sp. NT017 genomic window:
- a CDS encoding tetratricopeptide repeat protein → MKVNLLTGMLIFLFLILVGEKLYADGDAKKDLPELTDKSALTDRDKIDMLLNSCDENLYSDPQTVRLQLPGILSYATRVGYEKGIADARQYYGILYQQDGELSQAMSSYEEALAIYEKIGDEHGAAHAHNNIGSIFHRKGKYVKALQNYQAALYYYDAHHVIHPLITTLTNIASTYITIGLINEAEDYNKRALDLAEKNGFKDKLATSLVNMGVISSKRHKLTEAKQYYARALNVYDELDNQRGVANCLLNIGVIWQKQGKMPIAFEHTLQAMALFKEMNDHSRISQCINNIGVILEKVGSYEKAINYYSAALKIVGDMGVSNEVARIYKNLSKAYAGLENYKEALYYHEKYKSYSDSVISLAKSQQIAELQTKYETQKKEQLIELQQAKLERQKLLGNTLLGLTISILLVAGLIIYAYVQKRLDNEKITQQNTEIARQNQMLAMQKNILEELNQTKDKLFSVIGHDLRGPIANMRSIFDMVLEDEFTDREELFDVMKVLRDKTCDTHNLLENLLYWSRSQQGRITPNHGVVDLSELVEDSLDLIKADAKVKGIDLEIKMEGAVLSYCDADMINLVMRNLLSNAIKFTPSGGRIILEIEQSDQNIKVAVRDTGVGIPKENIPKLFDKETYFTTYGTNKEKGSGLGLNLCREFVEANNGNIAVDSQQGKGSVFYFTLPLAGSRQLADRQFSDV, encoded by the coding sequence ATGAAGGTGAACCTATTAACGGGAATGTTGATATTTCTCTTCCTTATATTGGTAGGAGAAAAGCTTTATGCCGACGGCGATGCAAAAAAGGATTTGCCGGAGCTGACTGATAAATCAGCACTGACCGACCGGGATAAAATTGACATGTTGTTGAATTCGTGTGATGAAAATCTTTATTCCGATCCGCAGACAGTTAGGTTGCAGCTTCCCGGAATTTTGAGCTACGCCACGCGTGTAGGTTACGAAAAAGGTATTGCTGATGCCCGGCAATACTACGGTATTCTATATCAGCAGGACGGCGAATTGAGTCAGGCAATGTCTTCATACGAAGAGGCTCTGGCTATTTATGAAAAAATTGGTGATGAGCATGGTGCGGCACATGCGCATAATAACATCGGAAGCATTTTTCACCGAAAAGGAAAATACGTCAAAGCACTCCAGAATTATCAGGCAGCACTATATTACTACGATGCACATCACGTTATCCATCCGCTGATTACGACTTTGACTAACATTGCGAGTACTTACATCACTATTGGTTTGATTAATGAGGCTGAAGACTATAATAAGCGCGCCCTGGATTTAGCTGAGAAAAATGGATTTAAAGACAAGCTAGCAACTAGTTTGGTGAACATGGGCGTAATTTCGTCGAAGCGGCATAAGCTGACTGAAGCGAAACAATATTATGCACGAGCGCTCAATGTATACGACGAACTAGATAATCAAAGAGGTGTTGCCAACTGTTTGCTGAACATTGGGGTCATTTGGCAAAAACAGGGTAAGATGCCGATTGCGTTTGAACATACTCTTCAGGCAATGGCCTTATTTAAAGAGATGAATGATCATAGCCGTATTTCTCAGTGTATCAATAATATTGGTGTTATTCTTGAAAAAGTAGGTTCCTACGAAAAAGCCATTAATTATTATTCGGCTGCTCTCAAGATTGTTGGTGACATGGGGGTGAGCAATGAAGTAGCCCGGATTTATAAGAATCTATCGAAGGCTTATGCCGGTTTAGAGAATTACAAGGAAGCTCTGTATTACCACGAAAAATACAAGTCGTACAGTGACTCGGTTATCAGTCTGGCGAAGTCGCAGCAAATTGCCGAATTGCAGACGAAATACGAGACTCAGAAGAAAGAGCAGCTGATAGAACTTCAGCAAGCTAAATTGGAAAGGCAAAAACTGTTGGGGAATACTTTGCTGGGACTAACTATTTCTATCCTTCTCGTTGCCGGATTGATTATTTACGCTTACGTTCAGAAGCGTTTGGATAATGAGAAAATCACGCAACAGAATACCGAGATTGCCCGGCAGAATCAAATGTTGGCGATGCAGAAAAATATACTCGAGGAACTGAACCAAACCAAAGACAAGCTTTTCTCGGTCATTGGTCACGACCTGAGGGGACCGATCGCTAATATGCGCTCTATCTTCGATATGGTTCTCGAAGATGAGTTTACCGACAGGGAAGAGCTCTTCGATGTGATGAAGGTGTTGCGCGACAAAACCTGTGACACGCACAATCTGCTGGAGAATTTGCTCTATTGGTCTCGTTCGCAACAGGGACGAATAACACCCAATCACGGAGTTGTTGACCTGAGTGAGTTAGTTGAGGATTCACTTGACCTGATTAAAGCCGATGCCAAAGTAAAAGGCATCGATTTGGAAATTAAGATGGAAGGAGCTGTACTTTCGTATTGCGATGCGGATATGATAAATCTGGTAATGCGAAACCTGCTCAGCAACGCTATCAAATTTACGCCGTCGGGTGGCCGCATTATTCTGGAAATAGAACAGAGTGACCAGAATATTAAGGTGGCCGTAAGAGATACCGGCGTTGGTATTCCGAAAGAAAATATTCCCAAGTTATTTGATAAAGAAACCTATTTCACGACGTATGGAACCAACAAGGAGAAAGGCTCTGGCCTGGGCCTGAATCTCTGCCGTGAATTTGT